The nucleotide sequence CGATTGCCAGTAGTTGCGGGTAATTAGATCTCCGAGGTACTTTTTAGCCACCCGACTGACTTGATTGAGACTGGCAACGGCCTGGGACAGCGTCACATTTGCGGCTGTGTATTGATCAATCAGGGCAACGACCGTTGGAGGACTTGGCAGAGGATTTGTGACCGGATCAACCAGGCCCAACAGACTCCATAACTTACGTTCCAACTGCTCCACATGGCCCCGATAGCCTGGCCCCAATTGACTGAATGATTGATGTAGCCGCACCAATAGGTCTAATTCTGCCGCCTTATTTTCTGAGAGGGCTGCAAAATCCACCAACTCTTCCACAAACTGGGAGTTCTGGGAGTCTGTTCCGCTCAATGGTTCCGCAATTAACCCCAAGGCCACAGCTTGATCTTGGATCAGTCGGCGAACATAGTAGCGGGTCATCGGTGTTATGGGCATAGTGACTCCAGGCCTGGGAGTGAGAACAGCAAAAAGAGAAGCTTCCGCAGAAACTTAATTTAGGTTGACAAATTGTCTAGGGTCATCATAACAAGCCTCAATGGGGATCATTGAATTCCTGAGAAAAACACAGCCATTTCCGTAAAATTACTTAATTTTTAAATCAGAGGGTTATTGTTCCTTAGCGCAGACTACTCAGGGTATGCCGCCAGGCCAGATCTTGCCCCAAAATCCCCAAGGCCCGGCGCTCAGTGTCATTAAATATTGGCATTAAGGTTTGGACAATTTGCCGGACAATTTCGGTTGCCAATGGCCCCCCGGCCCGGAGCAGATGGGCATAGTAGCTGAACTGAGCATTTCCCGCCGGATTTTGGTGAAAAGCAGCCAACTCGGTCGGGGTCAAACTAGACACTGGGGTATTGATGGGGACAACCGTTGGCGGGACACCCTGCTGCCCAAATTGAACCTCTACCCCTGAAGCATCACGGCTGACAAGACTCCCAATTAGTACGGCTGACAGTAAAACGCGGGTTTCCTGGAGTAAATCTGGAGTAAAAACTGGGTCTGGGTCTGGGTTGAGCCTGGGGCCAGCTTGATTAAACTGGGGGTTAAATAATTGGGTGTTGTAAATAACCCCGACGGCCCAATGGCGCAATTCATCTTCAAATTTGACAAAACTACCCAGGCCATAGTCTTCCGGTTGGGGTGGTAATGCCACATCTAGGGCATCATCCAACTGCACTACATAATCCCAGTGGGAATTGGATTTAACGACTTTACCTAAGCGCATGACCAGACAGTTGGCTAAAAGGATAACCCCAGTTTAAGCCCCAAAACCCCATGCACAAACAGTAAGCCCAAGGCCGCACTACCAATATAGGCATGAGATGTCCGTAACCAGGCCTGGCCACCGCCAAATTTAGTTAAGGAAATCACGCCATTTAAGCCCAAAATCCCAATCGCCGCTGAACCTGTCCAAAAGTGGGGACTTTCAAGAATTGGATGCTGGGCCATAACCAAAGATAAGAGACCCCCGCTGTAGCCCATGACAATAAACAAAAACATGAACGGGGCCAGTTTTTTATGGTCAGCCCGACTTTTCTGGGCCTGGTTCGGATCTGGGGATAACCGCCCTTGCCAGCCACTTAGGCCAACGTAACTCCCCATAAAGACGACTACAATGCCCATCATTAAGGGGTGGCCCCAATGAGTGATAAATTCCGGTAAATTCAAACTGCGAAAATAGGCGGCAAGGGGTTCTAGATAGGGGGTTAAGGCTTCTTGGAGAGTCGTCAATTCAAAGCGCATCGTGTTCGTCCTTGGGTGATGAATCGGTGGATGGGGTCTCAAAAAAACGGGGCCTGGGCCTAAGCCTCCACTTTGACCCCACGCCAAAACGCAACATAGCCTTTGATGTTGGCCGCAGCAGACTTG is from Synechococcus sp. PCC 6312 and encodes:
- a CDS encoding DUF4079 domain-containing protein; its protein translation is MRFELTTLQEALTPYLEPLAAYFRSLNLPEFITHWGHPLMMGIVVVFMGSYVGLSGWQGRLSPDPNQAQKSRADHKKLAPFMFLFIVMGYSGGLLSLVMAQHPILESPHFWTGSAAIGILGLNGVISLTKFGGGQAWLRTSHAYIGSAALGLLFVHGVLGLKLGLSF